The Verrucomicrobiia bacterium genome segment TGCAGGATGGACCGGGTCCCCATCGGAGACACCAAGGTGACCCGGACGTCCGAACGGCGGGTGTGGGTGGTGCGCAGGCGCACGCCCACATGGGTGCAGACCAGCGTATTGGTGACTTCGAGGGTGTAAAAGGTCGGGATCAGCAGCAGGCGTGCCGTGGCGGCCGGGTTGGCGGCTGCGTAGGTCCGGATGGCGTCGCCGGTGGAGCGGGCAATACTGACGGCAGGGATCCGGGCGAACTTGGTCCCGCCCATCGCCTGGATTTCGGTGGTGCCGGTGTTGTTGTACACGATTGCAAACGAGGCCCCGGCCTGGGCGGCCCGCTCGATCTTTTCCGCAAAAAGGGTTCCCCCGCGCTGGATGAGTGCCGCCCGCCCGGTGAGGTCCCGGGTGATCGGCCCGTTGGCCAGGCCCACATCCACGATCGGCAGGAAGCCGGTCGGGTTGTCCGGATGCCGTCCGAGGGACGGCAGGCACTTCACCGAACGCAGGGTGGCCGGGACGTCGGGTCCGGCGAGTCCCACACGCAGGGCATCATCCGGGATCTCCCGGCGCACCCGGCTTTCGACGACCACGCGTTCCGGACGGGGCAGGTTGTTCCAGCGAAGGGCCATCTGAACGGCCGCCGCGGCGTCGGGCATGCCGAACCCGACGTTCTCGCTCACCCGGAAGCCTGCGCCATTGGTCCGCATGGCGGGGTCTGCCAGATCCAGGTGGCGTGAGCTGAGGGCCAGGATGTGCTGGACGTCCCTGAAGGTGAGATTGGTGTTTGCGGCGACCACCATGGCGGCGATGCCGGCAATCTGGGGGGAACTCGCGGACGTGCCGTCGAACCCGGTGTAGTTCGCCCGATCCGTGGATCCCGCGCTGTAGCCGTCGTTGCCCGTCCGGTCCGTGGTCAGGACATCGTCGGTCGGAAGGCCGTCTCCCTCGGGCGGGAATGTATCGCCGCTGGGCGCGCCGACGAGAATGTTGGCGCCCGGGCTGCTGTAACTTGTCACCCGGCCGTCCTTGCGGATCGCGGCCACGGTCACCACGCGCGGGTCGGCGGCGAACCCATCATCATTCGCATTGGAGGCACGCAGTCGGGCGTTGCCGGCGGCCCGCACGATGACCACGCCGAGGCCCCCCCGGCCGTTGGTGACCGCGTTGCCCACCCCCGAGCTGGCGAGCGCATCCATGCCCAACTGTCCAAGGGTGGCGTTGCCCCAGCTGTGATTCTGCACGGCCACCCGGTTGGACAGGTACTGGAACATGTCCATCAACTGCTCGTCGCTCGCAAAGCTCTCGAACCCGAACACCGAGGTTCCGAACAGCACCCAGCTGACCAGCTGCGCCCGGGGCGCCACGCCGGAGACGCCCCGGCCGTTGTTGTCTTCGGCGCTCACCAGGCCGGCCACTGCCGTTCCATGATTGGCCTCGCTGGATGCCGGCAGCCCGGTGGGCAGACTTCGGAAGAAATTGTAACTCAAGCCCTGGGCGATCCGCCCGGACAGGTCCGGATGCCCCGTCTGCACCCCGTCATCACCCACGCCGACGATCACGCCCTCGCCACGGGTGACCGGCCAGGCGCCCCGGACATTGAGGTCGGGGCCGGTGAGGTTCCGGTCCGTGCCCCGATGGTCGAGGTGCCACTGCTCGTTGAAATAGGGGTCGTCGGGAACAGGGGCGAAAGTACGATGGCGTCCCCAGGGACGGCGCATCACCGGATAACAAGCGATCACTCCCGGCTCCTCCGAAAGGGCCACGGCCGCCTCAATGGCGGCGCGGCTGTCGGTGGCCTGCAAAATGAACAATCCCGGTTCCGGCTGGCGGTCGAGGGTGAGGGGGACGGAGACCGTGGCCAGAAGCGCCTCCGGGGACACCCCGGGACCGGTCTGGAGGACGACGCGATCGCTGAACTCCACCTGATGTTCCGGCTCGTCCACGACGGTGGCCCGCGTCCAGGGCCGGGTGGCCGGGGCGGCGCGTGTGGCACCCGGGGCCGCGGCGGCAGGTTCCTCGAGCAGGTAGGCGGTCGGCAAGGGTTCCCGAAAACGCACGGTGGCCGCGGAGGCCGCGGCGAGCCCTCCGGCGGCCACCAGCATCCAGACGCCCAGACGCATCGTGCGGACGGCCGGGTCAGGTCGGCAAACGCTGGTGATCATGAATTCATCCGGGAAGGGACCCGAAGCGACTAGACACCAGCGCGGGGGCTTTGTCTAAGCGCCGTTGATCAGTTCCGACACCAGGGCCTTCTCCTCGCGAAGCTCCGCCTCGGTGGCGGCGATGCGCGCCCGGCTGAACTCGTTGACCGGCAGTCCCTGGACGATTTCAAGGCGGTGGCCGTCGGCGCGCATCGGGAAGCTGAAGAGCAACCCCTTCTCGATGCCGTAACTGCCGTCGGAGCACACGGCGACGCTGAAGCATTCTCCGGAGGGGGTCGGCCGAGTGATCGCCCGGACGGTATCCACTACCGCATTGGCGGCCGATGCGGCTGAACTGGATCCGCGGGCCTCGATGATGGCCGCGCCCCGCTTCTGCACGGTAGGGATGAAGGTGTCGCTGAACCAGGCCAGGTCCTGAATGACCTCCGTGGCGGGCCGGCGGCCGATCGTCGCGTTGTGGAAGTCGGGATACATGGTCGCGCTGTGGTTGCCCCAGATCGCGAGGTGGCGCACCTCGGTGATGGGTACGCCGGCCTTGCGGGCCAGCTGGGTGCGCGCCCGGGACTGGTCGAGCATGGTCATCGCAAACCAGCGGTCCGCCGGAACCGCCCGGGCGCTGTTCATGGCGATGAGGGCGTTGGTGTTGC includes the following:
- a CDS encoding S8 family serine peptidase — its product is MITSVCRPDPAVRTMRLGVWMLVAAGGLAAASAATVRFREPLPTAYLLEEPAAAAPGATRAAPATRPWTRATVVDEPEHQVEFSDRVVLQTGPGVSPEALLATVSVPLTLDRQPEPGLFILQATDSRAAIEAAVALSEEPGVIACYPVMRRPWGRHRTFAPVPDDPYFNEQWHLDHRGTDRNLTGPDLNVRGAWPVTRGEGVIVGVGDDGVQTGHPDLSGRIAQGLSYNFFRSLPTGLPASSEANHGTAVAGLVSAEDNNGRGVSGVAPRAQLVSWVLFGTSVFGFESFASDEQLMDMFQYLSNRVAVQNHSWGNATLGQLGMDALASSGVGNAVTNGRGGLGVVIVRAAGNARLRASNANDDGFAADPRVVTVAAIRKDGRVTSYSSPGANILVGAPSGDTFPPEGDGLPTDDVLTTDRTGNDGYSAGSTDRANYTGFDGTSASSPQIAGIAAMVVAANTNLTFRDVQHILALSSRHLDLADPAMRTNGAGFRVSENVGFGMPDAAAAVQMALRWNNLPRPERVVVESRVRREIPDDALRVGLAGPDVPATLRSVKCLPSLGRHPDNPTGFLPIVDVGLANGPITRDLTGRAALIQRGGTLFAEKIERAAQAGASFAIVYNNTGTTEIQAMGGTKFARIPAVSIARSTGDAIRTYAAANPAATARLLLIPTFYTLEVTNTLVCTHVGVRLRTTHTRRSDVRVTLVSPMGTRSILQAINNHEAPGPVDWTYWSTQHFYESSFGEWRVEVSDQRDTVIPLGAGTRPATGAVTLVQLIVDGIPITDTDRDGLDDEWERQAFGDLRFGPRDDPDGDGASNAREQMVGTPPHVSDAPLRVEWTEFEPGFWRFEWPALDGLRYSLRTASSVGGSFVQRAAVTGRFPFTEYVIRAPADLERYFGVSTNAP
- a CDS encoding malate dehydrogenase; this translates as MNEPIRIAVTGAAGQIGYSLLFRIASGGLFGPDQPVILHLLEIEPALKALQGVVMELDDCAFPLLRGVVTTADLDEGFRGVQWALLVGSVPRKAGMERKDLLGINGRIFVGQGQAIARSAAPDVRVLVVGNPCNTNALIAMNSARAVPADRWFAMTMLDQSRARTQLARKAGVPITEVRHLAIWGNHSATMYPDFHNATIGRRPATEVIQDLAWFSDTFIPTVQKRGAAIIEARGSSSAASAANAVVDTVRAITRPTPSGECFSVAVCSDGSYGIEKGLLFSFPMRADGHRLEIVQGLPVNEFSRARIAATEAELREEKALVSELINGA